From Saprospiraceae bacterium, one genomic window encodes:
- the pruA gene encoding L-glutamate gamma-semialdehyde dehydrogenase: protein MYHIPIPRNEPILNYAPGSAEKKALKLEMDLLKSMELEVLMTIDGQKVATSQRKRIHPPHDISHTLAYYHKGGTTDVENAINAALKAKPMWESMNWQDRAAIFLKAADLIAGRYRARTNAMTMLGQSKNIFQSEIDAVCEFCDFLRFNVHYMKMIYEIQPNSMHGVWNKMEYRPLEGFVFALTPFNFTSIAGNLPCAPALMGNTVVWKPAETQVYSASLIMDILQEAGLPDGVINLVFVDGSVAGEVIFEHREFAGLHFTGSTGVFRKLWARVGNNLDKYRSFPRLVGETGGKDFVVAHPSANPKAVAVALSRGAFEFQGQKCSAASRAYLPQSLWPDIQKYLFEDLEDMRMGSPEDFRNFINAVIDEKSFDKLESYITMAQNAKDAKVIYGGKCDKTKGYFIQPTIILADDPNYITMKEELFGPVLTIHVYQDEKYEEILHKVDQTSDYALTGAIFARERDVIQKSSHILRNCAGNFYINDKPTGAVVDQQPFGGARASGTNDKAGSVLNLLRWVSPRTIKENFDPPLDYRYPFMGEN from the coding sequence ATGTATCATATACCTATACCCAGGAATGAGCCTATTCTAAATTATGCACCCGGCTCAGCAGAAAAAAAAGCCCTCAAATTGGAAATGGACCTTTTAAAATCCATGGAACTGGAAGTCCTTATGACCATTGATGGTCAAAAAGTGGCGACCAGCCAACGGAAAAGAATACATCCACCCCACGATATAAGTCACACATTGGCTTATTACCACAAAGGTGGAACCACGGATGTTGAAAATGCGATCAATGCAGCATTAAAGGCTAAACCGATGTGGGAGAGCATGAACTGGCAAGATCGCGCTGCGATATTTTTGAAAGCGGCGGATTTGATAGCGGGAAGATACCGGGCCAGAACCAATGCCATGACCATGCTGGGACAATCCAAGAATATTTTTCAATCAGAAATTGATGCAGTCTGTGAGTTTTGTGATTTTTTGAGGTTTAATGTACATTACATGAAAATGATCTATGAGATACAGCCCAATTCCATGCATGGGGTATGGAATAAAATGGAGTATCGCCCATTGGAAGGTTTTGTGTTTGCCCTGACTCCGTTTAATTTTACATCGATTGCTGGAAACCTGCCATGTGCACCTGCCCTTATGGGAAATACTGTGGTATGGAAACCCGCAGAAACCCAGGTTTATTCCGCTTCCCTGATCATGGACATTTTACAGGAAGCGGGATTGCCGGATGGAGTCATCAATTTGGTGTTTGTTGATGGGTCAGTTGCCGGGGAAGTTATTTTTGAACATCGTGAGTTTGCCGGCCTTCATTTTACTGGTTCTACCGGTGTTTTCAGAAAGCTCTGGGCAAGGGTAGGCAACAATTTAGACAAATACCGCAGTTTCCCAAGGTTGGTAGGGGAGACCGGGGGAAAAGATTTTGTAGTGGCCCATCCGTCCGCAAATCCTAAGGCAGTGGCAGTTGCTTTGTCCAGAGGTGCTTTTGAATTTCAGGGTCAGAAATGCAGTGCTGCTTCCAGGGCCTATTTGCCCCAAAGCCTGTGGCCCGATATTCAAAAATATTTGTTCGAAGATTTGGAAGACATGCGAATGGGAAGTCCAGAAGATTTTCGCAATTTTATCAATGCAGTCATTGATGAAAAGTCATTTGACAAATTGGAGAGCTACATCACGATGGCGCAAAATGCAAAAGATGCCAAAGTTATTTATGGAGGCAAATGCGATAAAACCAAAGGCTATTTTATTCAGCCCACCATCATATTGGCGGATGATCCGAATTACATTACCATGAAAGAAGAATTGTTTGGCCCTGTTCTCACCATCCATGTTTATCAAGATGAAAAGTATGAGGAAATACTACATAAAGTGGACCAGACCTCAGATTACGCCTTGACAGGAGCGATCTTTGCCAGAGAAAGAGACGTCATCCAAAAGAGCAGTCATATTTTGAGAAATTGTGCCGGTAATTTCTACATCAACGACAAACCCACCGGTGCAGTAGTGGATCAACAACCTTTTGGTGGTGCCAGGGCATCGGGCACGAATGATAAGGCGGGTTCGGTGCTCAACCTTTTGCGTTGGGTTTCTCCACGTACCATCAAAGAGAATTTTGATCCTCCATTGGATTACCGCTATCCATTTATGGGGGAGAATTAA
- a CDS encoding gliding motility-associated C-terminal domain-containing protein: MFRFFWLPLLCLHFIGSSQAQRLTVSYLFDGCQLQSTDSRAENLKNTLPLECDCGVDGESVVLNAQTLEFPISLDSFFENDFSLCFSFLPEPFTGEMDLFSKSNNCLADTLLDISLRSRDSTFQINLKRGLDRNLFLTAPLDPTSCWQNFCLTKNGLDFRVYVNGQLKDRKVAPNLIQLNHGIPLKINASPCQPSRLIGAAGKLDRIVVANYGFDARKVDSLYLRQQKILTQDTVIFLGDQFNIRTASHCPGSIQWTPITGLDNPNSFFPLASPTTETIYRALFTIQGCQMDDSVLVRVVDKDQVDCNKILLPTAFTPNQDGLNETIGISNPYLLEKLHHLVIMDRNGGILFETDNPATQWDGQFKNTALATGTYYYRISYQCQGEQYQKKGSFVLLR; encoded by the coding sequence ATGTTTAGATTCTTTTGGCTTCCTCTATTATGTCTCCATTTCATAGGTTCTAGTCAAGCTCAAAGACTGACGGTCAGTTATTTATTCGATGGTTGTCAGCTTCAATCCACGGATTCAAGAGCAGAAAACCTAAAAAACACGCTTCCTTTGGAATGTGATTGCGGGGTGGATGGTGAATCAGTGGTACTCAATGCCCAGACCCTTGAATTTCCAATCAGCCTGGATTCATTTTTTGAGAATGATTTTTCACTTTGTTTTTCTTTCCTCCCAGAGCCATTTACAGGGGAGATGGATCTATTCTCTAAATCCAACAACTGTCTTGCCGACACCCTTTTGGACATCAGTTTGCGAAGCAGAGACAGTACTTTTCAAATCAATTTAAAAAGGGGCCTGGACAGAAACCTGTTTTTGACCGCTCCTCTGGACCCGACCAGTTGCTGGCAAAACTTTTGCCTGACAAAAAATGGGCTGGATTTTAGGGTTTATGTCAATGGCCAGTTGAAAGACCGCAAGGTAGCTCCCAATCTGATCCAACTCAATCATGGAATTCCCCTTAAAATTAATGCGTCACCCTGCCAACCCAGCAGATTGATTGGTGCAGCCGGCAAGTTGGACAGGATAGTTGTCGCCAATTATGGATTTGATGCGCGGAAGGTGGATTCTTTGTATCTGAGACAACAAAAAATTCTGACACAGGATACAGTGATCTTTTTGGGGGACCAGTTTAATATCCGCACAGCGAGTCATTGTCCGGGAAGTATCCAATGGACCCCTATCACCGGTCTTGACAATCCAAATTCCTTTTTTCCTCTGGCTTCTCCGACAACAGAAACAATCTACCGGGCCTTGTTTACCATCCAAGGTTGCCAAATGGATGATTCTGTTTTGGTACGGGTCGTAGATAAAGATCAAGTTGATTGTAACAAAATTCTATTGCCAACGGCATTTACTCCCAATCAGGATGGGCTCAACGAAACCATCGGAATTTCCAATCCTTATTTATTGGAAAAGCTGCATCATCTTGTGATCATGGACCGCAACGGCGGGATCTTGTTTGAAACAGATAACCCTGCCACTCAGTGGGACGGACAGTTTAAAAATACGGCTCTGGCAACCGGTACTTATTATTACAGAATTTCATATCAATGTCAGGGTGAGCAATACCAAAAGAAAGGTAGTTTTGTATTGTTGCGTTAA
- the tatC gene encoding twin-arginine translocase subunit TatC, whose translation MGILKNMLSPVKQPGVEEKEMSFLEHFDALRKHLFRAALYILLVGIAVFTQKTFVFDTIILGPTKEDFATYRFFCSLSEALCFKPAPLEIFTRDLGEQLTIHLKVSFFLGFILSFPLVLREVWMFVKPGLYQKEQKAARWVVEVCSLLFLTGVLFGYYIVAPFSISFLASYNVSDLVKSSATLGSIVDSMTMFTISTGLVFELPLAVFFLAKLGIMGPKFMRTYRRHAIVLITILAAIITPPDVTSMLLITIPLCLLYEVSIIIAARVFPKE comes from the coding sequence ATGGGAATATTGAAAAACATGCTGTCTCCGGTCAAACAACCGGGAGTAGAGGAGAAGGAAATGAGCTTTCTGGAGCATTTTGATGCCTTGAGGAAGCATCTTTTCAGAGCCGCACTTTATATTTTGTTGGTGGGTATAGCGGTCTTTACCCAAAAGACCTTTGTTTTTGACACCATCATTCTGGGCCCCACCAAAGAAGATTTTGCGACTTATCGTTTTTTCTGCAGCCTTTCCGAAGCCCTGTGTTTTAAACCCGCACCCCTTGAAATTTTTACGAGAGATCTGGGCGAACAGCTGACCATCCACCTCAAGGTCAGTTTCTTTTTGGGTTTTATTCTGTCTTTTCCCCTGGTGCTAAGGGAAGTCTGGATGTTTGTCAAACCTGGATTGTATCAAAAAGAACAAAAAGCTGCTCGTTGGGTGGTGGAGGTTTGTTCTTTGTTGTTTTTGACGGGCGTGCTGTTTGGTTATTACATTGTTGCACCATTTTCCATTAGTTTTCTGGCATCCTACAATGTAAGTGATTTGGTTAAAAGTTCGGCGACCCTTGGATCAATCGTGGATTCAATGACGATGTTTACCATCTCTACAGGTTTGGTATTTGAGCTTCCATTGGCGGTTTTCTTTTTGGCCAAACTTGGCATCATGGGTCCAAAATTCATGAGAACTTATCGGAGACATGCCATCGTACTGATCACCATACTTGCCGCCATTATTACACCTCCGGATGTCACTTCTATGTTACTGATCACCATTCCACTTTGCCTTTTGTACGAGGTAAGTATTATCATTGCTGCAAGAGTATTTCCAAAAGAATAA
- a CDS encoding transposase, whose protein sequence is MDQSKTNNRRRRYDTEFKLNAIHLLESGRNASELADSLGVSKQMLYNWRSQIRITRNASVQPGTNNPYTELEQLRKKLRDVEMERDILKKALNIFSRQT, encoded by the coding sequence ATGGATCAATCAAAGACAAACAATCGGAGGAGGAGGTACGATACCGAGTTTAAGCTTAATGCCATTCATTTGCTCGAATCCGGGAGGAACGCTAGCGAATTAGCTGATTCTCTTGGCGTTAGTAAGCAAATGCTTTACAATTGGCGTAGTCAAATCAGGATTACCAGGAATGCTTCCGTCCAGCCAGGAACAAATAATCCTTATACTGAACTTGAACAGCTCCGTAAGAAATTAAGGGATGTTGAAATGGAAAGGGATATTTTAAAAAAAGCCTTGAACATTTTCAGCCGGCAGACATGA
- a CDS encoding IS3 family transposase: protein MKPKAEFIQSLSGVYPTNKLCKMMNIPRNTLYHFIHRRDSPTKHLGLRDRIKSVFDSHMNRYGSRRIKMELAVKYSKNVSRHLIRKCMKEQNLKAIQPKSFVPKTTDSTGTKFPAPNLLLDFGKAQKPNEVWVGDITYIPLKNGQWAYLSTWIDTYLHKVVGWDVQTHMRSELVISAFNKAKLKCIQNKLSVIVHSDRGTQYSSKDFKNAIKGNRQSMTRKNEVYDNAIAESFFSRLKCECIRGTVFDDLDQLRFTLFEYIDGYYNTIRRHSSIQYYTPLEFENIYYSKNQFTHCN from the coding sequence ATGAAACCAAAAGCTGAATTTATCCAGAGTCTAAGCGGTGTGTATCCTACTAACAAGCTTTGCAAGATGATGAATATTCCAAGGAATACTTTGTATCATTTTATCCACAGGAGGGATTCTCCCACTAAACATTTGGGATTAAGAGACCGAATAAAATCCGTATTTGACTCTCATATGAATAGGTATGGAAGTCGTAGAATTAAAATGGAATTAGCCGTAAAATATTCAAAAAATGTTAGCCGCCATTTGATTCGCAAATGTATGAAGGAACAAAATTTGAAAGCAATCCAGCCAAAGAGTTTTGTTCCAAAAACAACTGATTCCACCGGGACCAAATTTCCTGCACCCAATTTACTTCTTGATTTTGGAAAGGCGCAAAAACCAAATGAAGTATGGGTTGGTGACATTACCTACATTCCTTTAAAGAATGGCCAATGGGCCTATCTTTCAACTTGGATTGATACTTATTTGCATAAAGTAGTGGGCTGGGATGTTCAGACTCATATGAGAAGCGAACTGGTTATTTCAGCCTTCAATAAAGCAAAACTGAAATGCATCCAAAATAAATTAAGTGTGATTGTCCATTCTGACCGAGGAACGCAGTACTCTAGTAAAGATTTCAAAAATGCCATTAAAGGAAATAGACAAAGTATGACTCGCAAAAACGAAGTTTATGACAACGCAATTGCCGAATCATTTTTCTCAAGGCTCAAATGCGAATGCATTAGAGGTACTGTATTTGATGATTTGGATCAATTAAGATTCACTCTGTTTGAATACATAGATGGCTATTACAACACAATCAGAAGGCATTCATCCATTCAATACTATACACCCTTAGAATTTGAAAATATTTATTATTCGAAAAATCAATTCACTCATTGCAACTAA
- a CDS encoding OmpA family protein translates to MNKNFLFLISALSILLSSCVSSKKYKASQAEIEDLKAGLQKCKEAVADCQASKDEVILEYKTKINDMTSTTREKENKIRTLEEQVEYLKKNNDNLLLRLSDMSVVSKAGAESIRKSLEAMNEKDKYIKDLTSSVAKKDSINLALVMNLKRSLDDVTSDDVNIEVKKGVVYISLSDKMLFKSGSAVINDKATSVLEKIAKIVNDHKDLDILVEGHTDDVPMNTDCIADNWDLSTKRATSVVRLLQKKFNIDPARMTAGGRAEYSPKTSNSSADGKKINRRTEIIILPKLDQFFKLSEQMK, encoded by the coding sequence ATGAACAAAAATTTTTTATTTTTAATATCCGCTCTCAGCATACTATTGAGTTCCTGCGTAAGCTCTAAGAAATACAAAGCCTCTCAGGCAGAGATTGAAGACTTAAAAGCGGGATTGCAAAAATGCAAAGAAGCGGTCGCCGATTGTCAGGCTTCCAAAGACGAGGTCATCCTTGAGTATAAGACCAAGATCAATGACATGACTTCTACAACGCGGGAAAAAGAAAACAAAATCAGGACCCTTGAAGAGCAGGTAGAATATCTGAAAAAGAACAATGACAACTTATTGCTTCGTTTGTCTGACATGTCCGTGGTGAGCAAGGCCGGTGCAGAGAGCATCCGCAAATCTCTGGAAGCCATGAATGAAAAGGACAAGTATATCAAAGACCTTACCTCTTCGGTGGCTAAAAAAGACTCCATCAATCTGGCCCTGGTCATGAATCTCAAAAGATCTCTCGACGATGTCACCTCCGATGATGTCAACATCGAAGTAAAGAAAGGTGTGGTGTACATCAGTCTCTCTGACAAAATGCTTTTTAAATCCGGTAGTGCGGTGATCAATGACAAAGCGACTTCTGTTTTGGAAAAGATCGCCAAGATCGTCAACGACCATAAAGATCTTGACATTCTTGTAGAAGGTCACACCGATGATGTGCCCATGAATACTGACTGCATTGCGGACAACTGGGATCTCAGCACCAAGCGAGCCACCTCGGTGGTGAGACTGCTTCAGAAAAAATTTAACATCGACCCGGCCAGGATGACAGCGGGCGGAAGGGCCGAGTACAGCCCCAAGACCAGCAACAGCAGCGCCGATGGCAAGAAGATCAACCGCAGGACCGAGATCATTATTCTGCCCAAGCTCGACCAGTTCTTCAAGCTCAGCGAGCAGATGAAGTAA
- a CDS encoding DUF2237 domain-containing protein, producing METNPKNVFGHDIQPCSMNPLTGFYRDGCCTTGADDLGLHLVCIIATADFLAFSRKKGNDLSTPRPEYQFAGLKPGDRWCLCALRWLEAHQEGMAPTLILEATNEKVLQLIPFETLLEYKHTEI from the coding sequence ATGGAAACAAATCCCAAAAATGTATTTGGTCATGACATCCAACCTTGCAGCATGAATCCTCTGACAGGATTCTACCGCGATGGTTGTTGCACCACCGGAGCAGATGATCTTGGTTTGCATTTGGTGTGTATCATTGCTACCGCTGATTTTCTGGCCTTTTCCAGAAAAAAAGGAAACGATCTCAGTACGCCAAGACCGGAATATCAGTTTGCCGGCCTCAAGCCGGGGGATCGCTGGTGTTTGTGCGCCCTCCGTTGGTTGGAGGCCCATCAGGAAGGAATGGCACCTACATTAATTCTCGAAGCCACCAATGAAAAAGTCCTCCAACTGATACCATTTGAAACGCTTCTTGAATATAAACACACAGAAATCTAA